accaaacaaagtgttaaacaaataaaaatatatttttgcttcttcaacgtagccaccctttgctgaagaatgctgtggtagtcatgctggttaagtgaattcttattctaaataaatcacagacagggtcaccagcaaagcacccccacagcgtcacacctcctcctccatgcctcacggtgggaaccacacgcggagatcatccgttcacctactctgcagtTCAAACACGgccgttggaaccaaaaatctcacatttggattcGTCACAccaaaaggacacatttccaccagtCTCCTGTACATTGCTCTTGCTTCTCGattccaagcaagtctcttcttattggtgtcctttagtagtggtttctttgctgcaaATCAAAACATGAATCCCTGATTCACGcggtctcctctaaacagttgatgttgagatgtgtctgttacttgaactctgaagcatttatttgggctgcgctttctgaggctggtagctcttaatgaacttatcctctgcagcagaggtaactctggctcttcctttcctgtgacaggtcctcatgagagccagttaactctaatgaacttatcctctgcagcagaagtaactctggctcttcctttcctgtggcggtcctcatgagagacaggtaactctaatgaacttatcctctgcagcagaggtaactctggcacttcctttcctgtggtggtcctcatgagacaGATTCATTAtcgcgcttgatggtttttgcgactgcacttgaagaaactttcaaagttcttgaaatcttctggattgactgaccttcatgtcttaaagtaatgattgattTTAATTTATACCGTCGGTTCTTCTGActttgccctatttggtaaaataccatcgtctgtataccactcctactttgtcacaacacaacacgattggctcaaatgcattaaagaAAGTCCACAAATCAACTTTTAACAAGGCgcacctgttaactgaaatgtattccaggtgactacctcatgaagctggttgagagaatgccaagagtgtgcaaagctgtcaaggcaaatggtggctactttcaagaatctGAAATacaaaatctattttgatttgtttaacactcttggttactacattattccttgttattcatcattttgatgtcttcaccaatattctacaatgtagaaaatagtacatttaaaagaaaaatcctggaaggAGTAGGTGTctaagcttttgactggtactaaaacacacaaaaatcaaaaagtatgtggacacctgctcgtcaaacactCCAAATCATGGGCATAcaaatggagttggtcccccctttgctgttataaacagcctccactcttctgggaaggctttccactagatgttggaacattgctgctgggatttgcttccattcagccgcaagagcattagtgaggtcaggcactgatgttgggagattaggcctggcttgcagtcggcgttccaatccatcccaaaagtgttcgatggggatgaggtcagggctatgtgcAGAACAGTCAAGTTCCTCCATACCGACAAAATTCCTGTATGGAtttcgctttgtgcacgggggttatgctgaaacaggaaagggctccagagtccaatggcagcaagctttacaccactccagccgacacttgccATTGCGCGTGATGATctgaggcttgtgtgcggctgctctgccatggaaacacaCTTCATGAAGCTCCttacgaacagttattgtgctgacgttgcttccagaggcagtttggaactctgttgCGAGTGTTGATGGCGGTCCCGTTacgtgagcttgtgtggcctaccactttgccgctgagccgttgttgctcctagacgtttccacttcacaataacagcacttagttgacccggagcagctctagcagggcagaaatttgattaacagacttgttggaaaggtggcatcctatgacggtgccacgttgaaattcacagagctcttcagtaagggccattctactgacaatgtttgtctatggagattgcatggctgtgtgcacaAAACAAAATGCTAGTACTTGGTCAAAACATGTGAAATGCCAATCCTGAACGCCAActatgggtggcaggtagccgagcGGTTAAAGAGTGTTGGGACAGCAaacaaaaggtcgctggttcaaatcccggagctggaaaaatctgccgttctgctcttgagcaaggcagttaaccaactgctTCCCGTGAACCAatgatgtcgattaaggcagcccccccccctcctctgattgagggtttgggttaaatgtgaaagacatttcagttgaatgcactcggttgtgcaactgactaggtaccccccccCTTTCCCCATTAGTgggggaaatgcaaaactgacccaaggtCAGCATTTAGGGGCAACGTCACCCTACTCCTGTGGATAGTATAGGAATAGTTATTGCTGTACAGTATTCGAGGGTCAAATCAATGGTTACATTTACTACCTTTACTAGCTTATCGTTGGTTaattgtagcctggtcccagatcagtttgtgctataagctcccgagtggcacagcagtgtaaggcactacatctcagtgctagaggcgtcactacaggcgCCGGGTCGATCCTGGGAAAAGGCacgtggcaccctattcctttagtGCACTACCCTTGACCAGAGACCATAGGGTTGAGGTCAAAGGTCGTATGCTACATAAGGGTGCGATTCAATGAAGCGCTCGTCTAAAAATCAACTTTGTTCGTTCCTCAAAGACAAGCGATGTTCCCAAACTCTGAATATATTTTTAGCATTAGGAGGTTAGTAAAGGATTTTCCCCAAAACTCTGTCGTCGGGACTCCAAAAGGGGTGGGTGCACGTTCTGTTTTGTTGCCCTGGCTGATTCAAATAAGCTTTGATCCTTTGAATCAGCCATGTACCCCTTGAGGTCCAGGTGACAGAGTTAGAGAAAATGCTGGGTTATTAGTACGATTGGGTAAAAATACAAAAAGTTAACATTGGTATaccaatcaaataaaaaaaataaaaaaataaatacaaaaaataccACACATGTTCAATGGGTTAATGATGTGTTAGTGGTATTCAtcctcatttttattttttattcaacctttatttaaactacgcaagtcagttaagaacaaattcttattttcaatgactgcctaggaacagtgggttaactgcctgttcaggggcagaacgacagatttgtaccttgtcagctcggggatttgaacttgcaaccttacggtttctagtccaacgatctaaccactagggctaccctgccgccactaatGATTGGGTGCGTCTGGTAAGAAAACATCTACTTCCACGTTTAAACTAAGCAACATGTATTTAAAAGTAAAAATCTATTTGGTGAGCCCTGAGAAACGAACATGAAGCCATGAGTTGGTACATAACGCTAGTAAATAAGTAATGGCTGGTAGCAAGGCACCAGCGGCTGAAACAAAGTGAGgggcttgtctgtgtgtgtgtctgtgtctgtgtctgtgtctgtctgtgtgtgtgtgtgtgtgtgtgtgtgtgtgtgttactggtgGGAAGGAGGAACATTGCTTcaatataaaataaaatcaacAGAGGCTACGGGTGGCAGTAGGGAACAAACAACCAATAACACACTCTCCTAAAATAGATACAAATAAAAATACAGCAAGCCTCCTAATACTAACCTCCTAATGCTAAAAATATATCCAGTTATTAGGAAAAGGATGATCcccaaaatggcaccccattGCCTACATACTCGACcccaaaatggcaccccattccgtACATGCTCGACCCCAAAATGGCATCCCATTCCCTACATGCTCGACcccaaaatggcaccccattccctacatgctcgaccccaaaatggcaccccattccctacatgctcgaccccaaaatggcaccccattccctacatgctcgaccccaaaatggcaccccattccctacatgcTACATGGCACCCCATCGCTCGACcccaaaatggcaccccattccctacatgctcgaccccaaaatggcaccccattccctacatgctcgaccccaaaatggcaccccattccctacatgctcgaccccaaaatggcaccccattccctacatgctcgaccccaaaatggcaccccattccctacatgctcgaccccaaaatggcaccccattccctacatgctcgaccccaaaatggcaccccattccctacatactcgaccccaaaatggcaccccattccctacatactcgaccccaaaatggcaccccattccctaaatagtgcactacttctgaacaGAGCCCTGataaaaaagtagtgcactatatagggaatagggtgccatttgggatgtatctcaggctaaagtagtgcactatatagggaatagggtgccatttgggatgctaggGCCATCTCTACATACTCTGGTTATCCTAACAATACCAGTGAGTCTCTTCTCCGTGTTGGGTCAGAAGGCTCCATGTGGAAGACCATCACATTATTAAACACAGGTTAACAGATAACATGTCCACACATCACAATATTAAACACAGGTTGACAGATAAGTCACAGTGGAATATATGAGTGTCCAGGGGGTTGATATCCATAACCCATCTCTGTTAGGGACAATCTGTGTTTTCAGACGAGAACAGTTCATCAAGAAGACATAACGGTCTGCTAAGGGGAGTGAGAGATTGTTGGTTTGCCTGTCAGTGCAGGTCTAACCAGAAAGACAGGCTTTGAGAAGGGGTTTGTCTGTTCGTTCAGCCACAGAATTCTCCCCCTCCTAGACAGCTTGTGTTTGTGCTGGCCTGCCACATTTGACCGGATGGCAACGTAGGCTTACTTCCTTCACATCTATACCAAGAACAGGTATTTTCACATTCAAGGTCAATTACACAGCAGGTCCTCTATGAGCGATCCAGTCCAGGATGTCAAGAAAAAGCTTTGCTCCAAAATGGCTGCTGAAACCACTGGGCTATAGGATACATCAGTTCATTATACTGTAAATGACCACATTGGGGCCATAAATCTGGGCCAATAACATGGCCCCAAAATCAAAACACCCCAAAATGGCCACCGAGTTTCCATTTCACTCAGTTACAGAGCAGGTCTTCCAGTGGAAGCTCGTCCAGGTCGTAGGAGAACAAGTTGTCTTCCCCCAGGCTGAGCATGTAGTCGTCCTCCtcaaagaggagggagggagagagggggacaaagGGCTCCTGGTCGACAtcctggagggggaggagggagacaggggtcACTGTCACTGCTGAGCATGCTGGGAGCCTGGACAGGGCGTTGGAGAAACTGATACTGGCGCTATCGGTGGAGTTATTACCCCCTGGTGaaatggagagaaagatggaagagaggtgcagagagagaaaggggcagAGCGAGTGCTTTGAAGGAGTAGTTCGCCCGACAACCGACCACAGAGAGAACTCTAGTGCCCAAATgcctgttttagcatgggcagcaccattgaagactttcaccattttgaagtagtaaACTGGGCgggacttcctatgggttaagtgccttgctcaagggcacagagaTTTTTTTTCCCCTAGCCGTCTCGGGGATtagaaccagcaacctttcggttactggccaaacgctcttaactgctaggttaCTAGGTCGCTCTAGTAGCAGAAACAAATgcactacttcaaaatggagatggcctcaatggtGCTGCCTGTGCCCTCTCAGACACCATAATGGGACAGATAGATAACGATGCGATGTCAAGGTTTATGGGCTCACCTTGTGACACCTTGAAGACGGACAAAGAGGAGTTTCCGTTGACATACGATGAAGAGGGATGTCCTTTTCCATTCAGTGCCACGTTGTTCAGCGTGGAGGAGGTGGCGTGGTCATCAGAGCAAAGGAAGACTTCTATTGGACCCTGGGTACTGCTCAGGTGGACCTGGAGACTCTGATTGGACAATCAACAAATCAATCATTTCAGTATTTCAGCAATTCAAAAGCCAGCTGCAGGGAATAAAGAGAACATAGAccatgatcagtgtgtgtgtgtgtgtgtgtgtgtgtgtgtgtgtgtgtgtacctctgcaGGGTCTTGCACCTCTAGTCTGGTTTCAGCAGGGGCTTTGACCACAATGACCGTCTGGTCCTTGAGACTAGGAATCCTCTTCACATCCTCATACGATATGTATGCAAACATACCCAGGGGTTAAGGAAAGAGtagtcattcacacacacacacacacacaacacacctcaAACACAGCAGGCCTGTTTAATGGAAGGCTATTTCCTTGTGGGTGTGTCTTCAGTTATCTGTTGGACGATGCGTGTAGAGATGTGTAGGAGTTCAtccagtctcttctcctcctgggCCAACTCCAGTAGCTCTTCACCCACAGAGCCAGGGGTCTGGACCCTGGCAACTCCCTGTGGAGACAGGCTAcagcccctacacacacacacacacacacacacacaggataacagCACATGTTAATACcattggtggaaaaagtacccaattttaatactgtagtaaaagataccttaatagaaaatgagtaAGTCACCCAGTGAAATAGTATTGGAGTAAAAAGTCTAATAGTATTTGGTTTTATAGTTACTTAAGTATCGAAAgttaattgctaaaatgtacttaagtatcaaaatgtAAAAGTACAAAtattttcaaattccttataataTATAAACCAGATGGTGCTATATTCTGGTTTTTCTTAAaatttacagaaagccagggtcacactccaacacatcatttacaaatgaaggaTGTGTGTTTGGTTGAGTCCgtttgatcagaggcagtagggatgacaagggATTTCTCTTGATAATTGTGTGAATTGGACCCTTTTCCTGTCAtgctaaacattcaaaatgtaatgcgtacaaacaaaataaaaaaatgtacagAGTAAAATATAaattattttcttcaggaatgtagtgatCTAAAAGGAAAAGTTgagaaaaatataaatagtaaagtacaactacaagtacttaagtagtactttaaagtattttttacttcgGTACTTCACACCACTGGTTAATACACGCAGGGGAGAGAACGCATTTCACACACAAAtgcaaaaaaaaatcaaataaacagACAACACATTTCACACATTTCCCTGTGACATGTAAACTCAACCAAAAAAATAAAAACGTCTTTCAAGGAATTTGtataaatccaaataacttcacagatcttcattgtaaaagggtttaaacactgtttcccaatgcttgttcaatgacaaataaacaattaatgaacaggcacctgtggaacggtcgctaagacactaacagcttacagacgataggcaattaaggtcacagttatgaaaacttaggacactaaagaggcctttctactgacaccaaaagaaagatgcccagggtccctgctcatctgcgtgaacgtgccttaggcatgctgcaaggagggcatgaggactgcagatgtggccagggaaataaattgcgatgtccgtactgtgagacgcctaagacagtgctacagggagacaggacggacagctgatcgtcctcgcattggcagaccacgtgtaacacctgcacaggatcggaaAATCCGAACAtaacacctgcaggacaggtacaggatggcaacaacaactgcccgaattacaccaggaatgcacaatccctccatcagtgctcagactgtctgcaataggctgagagtggctggactgagggcatgtaggcctgttgtaaggcaggtcctcaccagacatcaccagcaacaacgtcgaCTACGGGCACTAaaccaccgtcgctggaccagacaagactggcaaaaagtgctcttcactgacgagtcgcggttttgtctcaccctGGGTGATGGTCGGagtcgcgtttatcgtcgaaggaatgagcgtgacactgaggcctgtactctggagcggtatcgatttggaggtggagggtccgtcatggtctggggcggtgtttcacagcatcatcggactgagcttgtcgtcatctcaacgctgtgcgttacagggaagacgtcctcctctctcatgtggtacccttcctgcatgGCCTGCGGAGAGCCCGgttctcaatcccattgagcacgtctgggacctgttggatcggagggtgagggcaagGGCCATTTccaccccagaaatgtccgggaacttgcaggtgccttggtggaagagtggggtaacatctcacagcaagaactgtcaaatctggtgcagtcgaggaggagatgcactgcagtacttaaccTGTCTGGTACACGTGGGACGCTAGcttcccacctcgacaacagccagtgaaattgcagggcgccaaattcaaaacagaaatcccataattaaatttcctcaaacatacaagtattccacgccattttaaagataaacttcttgtaaatccagccacagtgtccgatttcaaataagctttacggcgaaagcacaccaaacgattatgttaggtcagcacctagtcacagaaaaccatacagccattttccagccaaggagagggatagagccaTAGAGATCGTGAACTGGGTCATTGTATGGTAGATAGGATttcaatggagaaaaaaaaagccTTTCAACATAAAAGTACtccctggttggattttcctcaggttttcctgccatatcagttctgttatactcagacattattttaacagttcaacacactttagagtgttttctatccaaatctactaaaatgtatgcatatcctagcttatgggcctgagtagcaggcagtttaatttgggcagacttttcatccaaaattccaaatgatgccccctaccctagtgaactTAATGCAGCTCGTGGccacaacagatactgactgttacttttgaccactcctttgttcagggacacataaatcaatttctgttagtcacatgtctgtggaacttgttcagtttatgtctcagttattgaatcttatgttcatacaaatatttacacatgttcagtttgctgaaaataaaacccagttgacagtgaggacgtttattttttttgctgagtttatatacacacATTTGGCATCGTCATGCCTACCCCCATCTTAATGGCTGGGATATCTTGCCGCGTTACGGCACAGTTCCACCAACTATGGAAAATGTCTAACCATGCAGCTGTGTATAAAgatcatagacagagacagacccccCTCACTCACATCCATTGGATGTTGTTCTTAGACTTCTTCTTGATGAGATGCACCCCTTGCAGGACGTTGGTGATGTCATAGAGGCGTCTCTTCCTCACCTTGAGGGACTCCGCGGCCCGGTTGAGGTCCACTACCCCGTCACTGGACTGGGCCAGCAGCTGGACAAACTTCTGGGTCAGGAGGCCTAGAGAAGTGTCATACCTAGTCTTCTCTAACGTGGAGgggggagctggagagagaggagatgggttagttaaaacctctctgggatatgtgggacggtaagCATCCCATGTCAACAACAGCCAGTggaagtgcagggcgccaaattcaaaaacagaaatcccataattaaaattactcaaaacatacaagtatttcacaccattttaaagataaacttgttgtaaatccagccacagtgtccgatttcaaaaaggctttacaacgaaagcacaccaagcgattatgttaggtgagtgcctagtcacagaaaaacacagccatttttccagccaaagagaggagtcacaaaaagcagaaatacagataaaattaatcactaaccttggaCACTCGttggacttcatgttacacaatacatgcatgtttcgttcaataaagttcatatttgTATCCAAAAAAatctgtttacattggcgcgttttcagtagttccaaaacattcggtgattttgcagagagccacatcaatttacagaaatactcataataaacgaAGAGATACAAGTATTacgcatggaattttagatccacttctccttaatgcaaccgctgtgtcagatttcaaaaaagctttacggaaaaagcaaaccatgcaataatctgagtacagcgctcagacaacaaaacaagccaaacagatatctgccatgttgtggagtcaacagaagtcagaaatagcattataaatattcacttacctttgatgatcttcatcagaatgcactcccaggaatcccagttccacaataaatgtttaatTTGTTTGATAAAGTGGATAAAGCctatcatttatgtccaaatacctcttTTCTGTTTGCGCTTgtagtacacaatccaaactcacaACGCGTGGGCAAGTAcaggcgaaagttcagacgaaaagtcatattacagttcttagaaacatgtcaaacgaagtatagaatcaatattttatgataaaaacatcccaatcttcaataatgtttcaaccggaggtTTCCgttgtctgtagaaatgcgatGGAACAGCGCTAACTCACAT
This window of the Oncorhynchus keta strain PuntledgeMale-10-30-2019 chromosome 20, Oket_V2, whole genome shotgun sequence genome carries:
- the LOC118374380 gene encoding transcription factor E2F3, translated to MMRKGGASVPEKVLISGVGGSSMDKNRTVLTQYANYQILTPPPCPNQTNNVGVPDPTESPLYTTTPTGVSTNETGQRPPLGRHPTKRRLELEESDQQYTSETNSGSRAKRATRLSLRGPKTPPSTLEKTRYDTSLGLLTQKFVQLLAQSSDGVVDLNRAAESLKVRKRRLYDITNVLQGVHLIKKKSKNNIQWMGCSLSPQGVARVQTPGSVGEELLELAQEEKRLDELLHISTRIVQQITEDTPTRKYAYISYEDVKRIPSLKDQTVIVVKAPAETRLEVQDPAESLQVHLSSTQGPIEVFLCSDDHATSSTLNNVALNGKGHPSSSYVNGNSSLSVFKVSQGGNNSTDSASISFSNALSRLPACSAVTVTPVSLLPLQDVDQEPFVPLSPSLLFEEDDYMLSLGEDNLFSYDLDELPLEDLLCN